Proteins co-encoded in one Pseudomonas beijingensis genomic window:
- a CDS encoding helix-turn-helix domain-containing protein → MKTLGEVIRRLRKEHNLSQEALAAQYGMSRATISGIENNTIPEVGFRKVEAILNGFGYELTAVARPTKRPTLDSLKKDSFHG, encoded by the coding sequence ATGAAAACCCTCGGCGAAGTAATTAGGCGACTGCGTAAAGAACACAACCTCTCTCAGGAGGCCTTGGCTGCGCAATACGGTATGAGCCGTGCCACGATTTCGGGCATCGAGAACAACACCATTCCTGAGGTAGGGTTCCGTAAGGTAGAAGCAATCCTCAATGGGTTTGGCTACGAGTTGACGGCTGTTGCCCGACCAACGAAACGCCCTACGCTCGATTCGCTGAAAAAGGATTCTTTCCATGGCTGA
- a CDS encoding Crp/Fnr family transcriptional regulator — protein sequence MNSHPWHSHLMAGHWYSHLPDELQNSLLDMSRVRRLPPGHRLFQRGDPPCGLYAVLEGAVRVGAVNEQGKEALLSVVEAPHWFGEICLFDGQPRTHDAVVVGQCALLHVPQAPLLAFLQAQPIYWRHLALLMSHKLRLTFINLEHLSLMPAPARLAHRLLMIAEGYGEIEPARRVLQLPQEQLALMLSLSRQTTNQILKDLQAQGILHLSYGEIEILDIERLRALTTT from the coding sequence ATGAATTCGCATCCCTGGCACTCACATCTGATGGCCGGCCACTGGTACAGCCATCTGCCTGATGAGTTACAGAATAGTCTGCTGGACATGTCACGGGTGCGCCGTCTGCCGCCGGGCCATCGGCTGTTCCAGCGCGGCGATCCACCCTGCGGGTTGTATGCCGTACTGGAAGGCGCGGTGCGCGTCGGTGCGGTGAACGAACAGGGCAAGGAGGCGTTGCTGAGCGTGGTGGAAGCGCCCCACTGGTTCGGTGAAATCTGCCTGTTCGATGGCCAGCCGCGGACCCATGATGCGGTCGTGGTGGGTCAATGTGCGCTGCTACACGTGCCCCAGGCGCCGTTGCTGGCCTTCCTGCAAGCGCAACCGATCTACTGGCGGCATCTTGCCTTGTTGATGAGCCATAAGCTGCGCCTGACGTTCATCAACCTCGAACACCTGAGCCTGATGCCCGCCCCGGCCCGTCTGGCCCACCGCCTGCTGATGATCGCCGAAGGCTACGGCGAAATCGAACCGGCCCGACGGGTCTTGCAACTGCCCCAGGAACAACTGGCGCTGATGCTCTCGCTGTCACGCCAGACCACCAACCAGATCCTCAAGGACCTGCAGGCCCAGGGCATCCTTCATCTCAGTTATGGCGAGATCGAAATCCTCGACATCGAGCGGTTGCGGGCCCTGACCACGACCTGA
- a CDS encoding Mpo1 family 2-hydroxy fatty acid dioxygenase, with protein MKNLVDHLSQYAAYHRDPRNIASHFIGIPLIFVAVAVLLSRPGWPAGAVLVSPALLVAVASAWFYLRLELRLGVLMTVLLGLAVWLGQVLAAQSTWVWLGSGLGMFVVGWVIQFVGHYYEGRKPAFVDDLTGLIVGPLFVVVEAGFLLGLRGELKRAIEERAGPVALRNQRSAA; from the coding sequence ATGAAAAACCTCGTCGATCACCTCAGTCAATACGCTGCCTATCACCGCGACCCGCGCAACATCGCCAGTCATTTCATCGGGATTCCGCTGATCTTCGTCGCCGTCGCCGTGCTGCTGTCACGGCCCGGCTGGCCCGCGGGCGCGGTGCTGGTGTCGCCGGCGCTGCTGGTGGCGGTGGCCAGTGCCTGGTTCTACCTGCGCCTGGAGTTGCGCCTGGGCGTGCTGATGACGGTGCTGCTGGGCCTGGCGGTATGGCTGGGCCAGGTGCTCGCCGCACAAAGCACCTGGGTGTGGCTGGGCAGTGGTCTGGGGATGTTCGTGGTGGGCTGGGTGATTCAGTTCGTCGGCCACTATTACGAAGGCCGCAAGCCGGCGTTCGTCGACGACCTCACCGGGCTGATTGTCGGGCCGTTGTTTGTGGTGGTGGAAGCGGGCTTCCTGCTGGGGCTTCGCGGCGAATTGAAGCGGGCCATCGAAGAGCGCGCCGGGCCGGTGGCGTTGCGCAACCAGCGTTCGGCGGCCTGA
- a CDS encoding cytochrome C translates to MRMEVSRHGPFGCALISVLLSPSVSATPSLSPQIPFDVTVTGEHPTLVSLQRDFDELSWQTFIALSWPALDNGDPNTGTPIGKQDGATVWESWKESYQIFRAKGQTPLPWNAPATLPEACKSLKPGRLLQQMGKVPDVLDEFIQPFESGPLVDQNGIYTRNEIVVNQSMFNGIVDNGLYSIEGQQKFFAANPNNTVAFSCGSTKTQQVGAVMVKASWKVLGPNDNRQDFHTVDALVYTPGNNDPSHGPIVAESCVSEPVGLVGLHMVHKTASAAQWVWSTFEHVKNVPEKTTPVAQRTGPYLFYNAASKSDINQPPPRPWNPAVKATPSQIVREVPLTDATKNLNTTYQALLRTVNPKSVWANYQLISTQWPSDPPKNCQVSAANPLGSPAPSFLANATLETYIQGTVPQASSSCMACHGNAATHVTESPRTSFADFTYLLERAQSTSGQGAKQ, encoded by the coding sequence ATGAGAATGGAAGTCAGTCGGCACGGCCCGTTTGGCTGTGCCTTGATAAGCGTTTTATTGAGCCCATCCGTCAGCGCCACCCCCTCGTTGTCGCCGCAGATACCTTTCGATGTCACGGTTACCGGCGAGCATCCCACTCTGGTCAGCCTTCAGCGCGATTTCGATGAACTGTCATGGCAGACGTTCATTGCCCTGAGCTGGCCGGCGCTGGATAACGGTGATCCAAATACCGGCACCCCCATCGGTAAGCAGGACGGCGCCACCGTGTGGGAAAGCTGGAAAGAGAGCTACCAGATTTTCCGGGCCAAGGGCCAGACGCCGTTGCCCTGGAACGCACCGGCGACTCTTCCTGAAGCGTGCAAGTCGCTCAAGCCCGGTCGCCTCTTGCAGCAGATGGGCAAGGTGCCCGATGTGCTGGATGAGTTTATCCAACCCTTCGAGAGCGGCCCGCTGGTGGACCAGAACGGTATCTACACGCGCAATGAAATCGTGGTCAACCAATCGATGTTCAACGGGATCGTCGACAACGGCCTGTACAGCATCGAAGGCCAGCAGAAATTCTTCGCCGCCAATCCGAACAACACCGTGGCGTTCAGTTGTGGTTCCACCAAGACCCAACAGGTCGGCGCGGTGATGGTGAAGGCGTCGTGGAAAGTCCTGGGCCCCAACGACAACCGCCAGGATTTCCATACTGTCGATGCGCTGGTCTACACCCCGGGCAACAACGACCCGAGCCATGGGCCAATCGTTGCGGAGTCATGCGTGTCCGAGCCCGTCGGGTTGGTGGGCTTGCACATGGTCCATAAGACCGCCAGCGCGGCGCAATGGGTCTGGTCAACCTTCGAGCATGTGAAAAACGTGCCGGAAAAAACCACGCCTGTGGCCCAGCGCACGGGGCCTTATCTGTTCTACAACGCGGCGAGCAAAAGCGACATCAACCAGCCGCCGCCTCGGCCATGGAACCCGGCAGTCAAGGCGACACCTTCACAGATCGTGCGGGAAGTGCCGCTGACCGACGCCACCAAAAACCTCAATACCACCTATCAAGCGCTGTTGCGTACGGTGAACCCGAAGAGTGTCTGGGCGAACTATCAACTGATCAGTACCCAGTGGCCGTCAGATCCGCCCAAGAACTGTCAGGTATCGGCCGCTAACCCGTTGGGCAGTCCCGCCCCCTCGTTCCTCGCCAACGCCACGCTGGAAACCTACATCCAGGGCACCGTGCCCCAGGCGTCCTCCAGTTGCATGGCGTGTCACGGCAATGCGGCGACCCATGTCACCGAATCACCGCGCACCAGCTTCGCGGATTTCACCTATTTGCTCGAACGCGCACAGTCCACCAGTGGACAAGGAGCCAAGCAATGA
- a CDS encoding type II toxin-antitoxin system HipA family toxin codes for MADEQGLDRLQVSVSEADVGVLGRGQQRSDSVFTYAASACEEQSVSLTMPMRLESYTWESGVPPIFEMNLPEGALRDELVRRFSKAVRGFDDFAMLAIVGPHQLGRVGIGHLRTEAGPPETSLADVLVHDGAEGLFDDLLHTYGQYSGVSGVQPKVLVRDSASTIDRLTHRGATHLIKAFRSDEFPELAANEFFCMRAALHAGLEVPDFELSERGKFLIVKRFDLPGTGKYLGFEDFCVLNGSPSRAKYDGSYEGAARQIKSFVSPHLLNHALESLFKIVALSAGLKNGDAHLKNFGVLYEHCGADASIRLAPAYDIVSTAVYIRNDNMALLLGGSKAWPKYKMLVRFGRSACNLTEKRCKELMEQVIQGMDLAVAEMRHYMAANQRFRATGEAMIEAWTAGLARSLKPSAD; via the coding sequence ATGGCTGACGAGCAAGGTCTGGACAGGCTACAGGTCTCGGTTAGCGAAGCGGACGTGGGTGTTCTGGGGCGAGGGCAGCAGCGCAGTGACTCCGTGTTCACCTACGCCGCAAGCGCGTGCGAAGAGCAGTCTGTTTCGCTGACCATGCCGATGCGCCTTGAAAGCTACACCTGGGAATCAGGCGTGCCGCCGATCTTTGAAATGAACCTGCCGGAGGGGGCCTTGCGTGATGAGCTGGTTCGTCGTTTCAGCAAAGCAGTTCGAGGCTTTGATGACTTCGCCATGCTTGCCATCGTAGGGCCTCATCAGCTGGGTCGGGTAGGCATCGGTCACTTGCGGACGGAGGCTGGGCCGCCCGAAACCAGTCTGGCGGATGTGTTGGTGCACGACGGAGCCGAAGGTTTATTCGACGATTTGTTGCACACCTACGGGCAGTATTCGGGCGTTTCCGGCGTACAGCCCAAGGTGCTGGTTCGCGACAGCGCATCGACAATCGATCGCCTGACCCATCGAGGTGCCACCCATCTGATCAAAGCGTTTCGCTCCGACGAGTTTCCTGAATTGGCCGCCAATGAGTTCTTTTGCATGCGAGCCGCGCTGCACGCGGGGCTCGAGGTGCCGGACTTCGAGCTGAGCGAGCGCGGTAAATTTTTGATCGTTAAACGCTTTGATTTGCCAGGCACTGGCAAGTATCTGGGCTTTGAGGATTTCTGTGTACTCAACGGCTCTCCATCGAGGGCTAAATACGATGGCTCATATGAAGGAGCGGCCCGACAGATAAAGTCATTCGTTTCTCCTCATTTACTCAATCATGCGCTGGAGTCCCTGTTCAAGATTGTTGCGCTCTCGGCCGGCCTGAAAAATGGCGATGCGCACCTGAAAAATTTCGGCGTGCTGTATGAGCATTGCGGTGCCGATGCGTCGATCAGGCTTGCGCCAGCCTATGACATCGTCAGCACGGCGGTGTATATCCGCAATGACAACATGGCGTTGTTGCTGGGCGGTTCCAAAGCCTGGCCCAAATATAAAATGCTGGTGAGGTTCGGCCGTTCAGCCTGCAACCTGACCGAAAAGCGTTGTAAGGAACTGATGGAGCAGGTCATTCAGGGGATGGACCTTGCTGTGGCTGAAATGCGCCATTACATGGCAGCTAATCAACGGTTCAGGGCGACTGGAGAGGCCATGATCGAGGCTTGGACGGCTGGGCTTGCACGCAGCCTTAAACCGAGTGCCGACTGA
- a CDS encoding AraC family transcriptional regulator, with product MTEPTSLASWTRALRKQLDALGLDSHALCVEAGLDPQWMDDPNARYPLSATTRLWALAVQASGDPAIGLRVSRFVSPTTFHALGYALVASGSLREVFERIVRYHPVVSDALTLQLSRGEDRYRFSLDVPAGRPAPAFEAIDAFAAIYVRTCRNRLGRDYAPLAVYLRRPEPADPSPWHKVFRSPMHFGAAQDCLEFNLADFDSHLDDANPELAEHNETVLERTLAQLKPLTWERKVRAAIEAQLPEGEPSAERIAQAMHLSLRSLQRHLADEGCRFDALLNECRENLALLHLRDPQCSLSEVSYLLGFADASSFSRAFKRWTGMTPGQFRDGLR from the coding sequence ATGACGGAACCGACTTCCCTCGCCAGCTGGACCCGCGCCCTGCGCAAACAGCTCGATGCGCTGGGCCTGGACAGCCACGCCCTGTGCGTCGAGGCCGGCCTCGACCCGCAATGGATGGACGACCCGAACGCCCGCTACCCGCTCTCGGCCACCACACGCCTGTGGGCATTGGCCGTGCAGGCCAGCGGCGACCCGGCCATCGGCCTGCGGGTGTCGCGCTTTGTCAGCCCCACCACGTTTCACGCACTGGGTTATGCGCTGGTGGCCAGCGGCAGCCTGCGGGAAGTGTTCGAGCGGATCGTGCGTTATCACCCGGTGGTCAGCGATGCACTGACCCTGCAATTGAGCCGTGGCGAAGACCGCTACCGCTTCAGCCTCGATGTACCGGCAGGACGCCCAGCCCCGGCCTTCGAAGCGATTGATGCCTTCGCGGCGATTTACGTGCGCACCTGCCGCAACCGCCTTGGCCGTGATTACGCCCCCCTGGCGGTGTACCTACGCCGCCCGGAGCCGGCGGACCCCAGCCCCTGGCACAAGGTGTTCCGCTCGCCGATGCATTTCGGCGCCGCCCAGGATTGCCTGGAGTTCAATCTCGCCGATTTCGACAGCCACCTGGACGACGCCAACCCGGAACTGGCCGAACACAACGAAACCGTGCTCGAACGCACCCTCGCCCAGCTCAAGCCGCTGACCTGGGAGCGCAAGGTCCGCGCCGCCATCGAGGCCCAACTGCCCGAAGGCGAGCCCAGCGCCGAACGCATCGCCCAGGCCATGCACCTGAGCCTGCGCAGCCTGCAACGGCACCTGGCCGACGAAGGCTGCCGCTTCGACGCACTGCTCAACGAATGTCGGGAAAACCTCGCGCTGCTGCACCTGCGCGATCCCCAATGTTCGCTGAGCGAAGTCAGCTACCTGCTGGGCTTCGCCGATGCCAGCAGCTTCAGCCGCGCCTTCAAGCGCTGGACCGGGATGACGCCGGGGCAGTTTCGGGATGGGTTGCGCTAG
- a CDS encoding fatty acid desaturase: MHGTCASPERLNAQQRAAHIRQVVLARGEELRQRYPILRHQDALGTGILAFALAGMIGSALLYINGDLAGWACLLLNAFFASLTHELEHDLIHSMYFRKQRLPHNLMMGLVWLARPSTINPWIRRHLHLNHHKVSGSEADMEERAITNGEPWGLARLLMVGDNVMSAFIRLLRAKTWAHKRSILKRTLKVYFPLALLHWGAWYVFLGFHGANGVASLLGTSIDWSATTLATMQVIDIAAVVIIGPNVLRTFCLHFVSSNMHYYGDIEPGNVIQQTQVLNPWWLWPLQAFCFNFGSSHGIHHFVVKEPFYIRQLTVPVAHEVMREMGVRFNDIGTFVRANRFVREEGVVRDEVNAAQV; this comes from the coding sequence ATGCACGGCACTTGCGCAAGCCCCGAGCGATTGAATGCACAGCAACGAGCGGCCCATATTCGCCAGGTGGTCTTGGCCCGGGGCGAGGAGTTGCGCCAGCGTTATCCAATCCTGCGCCACCAGGATGCGTTGGGCACGGGCATCCTGGCGTTTGCCCTGGCCGGGATGATCGGTTCGGCGCTGCTCTACATCAACGGTGACCTGGCCGGGTGGGCGTGCCTGTTGCTCAACGCGTTTTTCGCGTCGCTGACCCATGAGCTGGAACACGACCTGATCCACAGCATGTACTTCCGTAAGCAACGCCTGCCCCACAACCTGATGATGGGTTTGGTCTGGCTGGCGCGGCCGAGCACGATCAACCCGTGGATCCGCCGTCACCTGCACCTCAACCATCACAAGGTGTCTGGCAGCGAGGCCGACATGGAGGAGCGGGCCATCACCAACGGCGAACCCTGGGGGCTGGCGCGCTTGCTGATGGTCGGTGATAACGTGATGTCGGCCTTCATCCGCCTGCTACGGGCCAAGACCTGGGCGCACAAGCGCAGCATTCTCAAGCGTACGCTGAAGGTTTATTTCCCCCTGGCGTTGCTGCACTGGGGCGCCTGGTATGTGTTCCTAGGTTTCCACGGGGCCAATGGTGTTGCCAGTCTGCTGGGGACTTCAATTGACTGGTCGGCCACCACGCTGGCGACGATGCAGGTGATCGACATCGCGGCGGTGGTGATCATCGGGCCGAACGTGTTGCGCACCTTTTGCCTGCATTTCGTCAGCTCGAACATGCATTACTACGGCGACATCGAGCCGGGCAACGTCATCCAGCAAACCCAGGTGCTTAACCCGTGGTGGTTGTGGCCGTTGCAGGCGTTCTGCTTCAACTTCGGCAGCAGCCACGGCATTCATCATTTTGTGGTGAAGGAGCCGTTCTACATTCGCCAACTGACGGTGCCGGTGGCCCATGAGGTGATGCGGGAAATGGGCGTGCGGTTTAATGACATTGGTACGTTTGTGCGGGCGAATCGGTTTGTGCGGGAAGAGGGTGTAGTGCGCGATGAGGTGAATGCGGCCCAGGTTTGA
- a CDS encoding GMC family oxidoreductase: MSTEQAEVVIVGAGLAGSIIAYQLGMAGIDVLVLESGPEIPVNRAQYLERFYTATLKTPESPYPPSTTLDPHLKGPAELNAPRATIADLLNGNWNNPAVSYLVQKGPLPFTSTYERVGGGTTWHWVGTCLRMVPNDFRLRSKYGVGVDWPIDYDDLQSAYCRAEAEIGVSANVADQAYLGMTFPEGYAFPMRSIPLSLVDGSFVTAVTGQTFDSLPLVVSPTPAGRNSQPYAGRRVCAGNTNCTPICPIQAKYDATVTMNKALGTGKVRVLYRTVASKVTVGTDSNINGIEFKQYQLEDGPVTGTGVAIGQRYVIAAHAIETPKLLLHSGVANSSGQVGRSLADHPIYLAWGLMPEGKAIFPYRGPLSTAGIESLRDGAFRSDRAAWRIEIGNEGWNWPAGDPYTTVADFIDGKNIGGANPSNKLLSGTALVQKLNDVFTRQFRIGFLVEQVEDDPDHADCYIVPSREYTDRLGIPRPEIHYNLSEYTKKGFQQAKILATHIIKDLLGAQELTDIIGPGCFTYDKVPYSFQGAGHLMGTYRMGDDPTKSVVDKYQRSWDHKNLFLVGDGVFPSTGTSNPSLTIAALSFQAGDTLANDLRAVTMQVQSTIAWQGTGVQVNGLVPRLVRYVSGRWCASPQGGNVDGKGGSRHIDYSSYALPGAAEGALIGRVGNGGKPFLVGDLAQVPGDQQGELQLCINDDLTGQYGSGLKDNTGALTIRVEFGAL; this comes from the coding sequence ATGAGTACCGAACAAGCCGAAGTGGTGATCGTTGGCGCGGGTTTGGCCGGTAGCATCATTGCCTATCAGTTGGGCATGGCCGGGATCGATGTGCTGGTACTCGAATCGGGGCCGGAGATACCGGTCAATCGTGCCCAGTACCTGGAGCGTTTCTATACCGCGACGCTGAAAACCCCTGAGTCCCCTTATCCCCCAAGCACGACGCTAGACCCGCACCTCAAGGGGCCGGCAGAGCTGAACGCTCCGCGCGCGACCATCGCCGATCTGCTCAATGGCAACTGGAACAACCCGGCGGTCAGCTACTTGGTCCAAAAAGGCCCGCTGCCCTTTACGAGCACTTACGAACGGGTGGGTGGCGGCACGACATGGCATTGGGTCGGAACCTGCCTGCGCATGGTCCCGAACGATTTTCGCCTGAGGTCCAAGTATGGCGTCGGGGTTGACTGGCCAATTGATTATGACGATCTGCAAAGCGCCTACTGCCGGGCGGAAGCGGAAATCGGCGTGTCGGCCAACGTCGCCGACCAGGCCTATCTGGGCATGACCTTTCCCGAGGGGTATGCGTTCCCGATGCGCAGCATTCCCTTGTCGCTGGTCGATGGCAGCTTTGTCACGGCTGTCACGGGGCAGACGTTCGATAGCTTGCCGCTGGTGGTCAGCCCGACGCCGGCCGGGCGTAACTCCCAACCTTATGCCGGTCGCCGGGTATGCGCCGGCAATACCAACTGCACGCCGATCTGCCCGATCCAGGCCAAATACGACGCCACCGTGACCATGAACAAAGCGTTGGGCACTGGCAAGGTCCGAGTGCTTTATCGAACCGTGGCCAGCAAAGTAACCGTTGGCACTGACAGCAACATCAATGGCATCGAGTTCAAGCAATATCAATTGGAAGACGGGCCTGTCACTGGAACCGGTGTGGCAATAGGGCAACGTTATGTGATCGCGGCCCATGCCATCGAAACACCGAAACTGCTGCTGCACTCCGGCGTCGCCAACAGCAGCGGGCAAGTGGGGCGTAGCCTGGCTGACCATCCCATTTACCTGGCCTGGGGGTTAATGCCCGAGGGCAAGGCGATTTTTCCCTACCGGGGACCACTGTCGACGGCCGGCATCGAAAGTCTGCGCGATGGCGCCTTTCGCAGCGATCGTGCGGCGTGGCGTATCGAGATTGGCAACGAAGGTTGGAACTGGCCGGCCGGTGACCCCTACACCACGGTGGCCGACTTCATCGACGGTAAGAACATTGGCGGCGCCAACCCGAGCAATAAATTGCTATCCGGAACGGCGTTGGTGCAAAAGCTCAACGACGTCTTCACCCGCCAGTTCCGGATCGGTTTCCTGGTTGAGCAGGTCGAGGACGATCCCGACCACGCGGATTGCTACATCGTGCCCTCGCGCGAATACACGGACCGGCTCGGCATCCCCCGGCCAGAAATCCACTACAACCTGTCCGAGTACACCAAGAAGGGTTTCCAGCAGGCGAAAATATTGGCCACGCACATCATCAAGGACCTGCTCGGCGCCCAGGAGTTGACGGACATCATCGGACCTGGATGTTTTACGTACGACAAGGTGCCCTACAGCTTCCAAGGGGCTGGCCACCTGATGGGGACTTATCGCATGGGCGATGACCCCACCAAGTCTGTGGTGGACAAGTACCAGCGCAGCTGGGACCACAAGAATCTGTTCCTGGTGGGTGACGGCGTGTTCCCCAGCACCGGCACCTCGAACCCGAGCCTGACAATCGCCGCGTTGTCATTCCAGGCCGGGGATACACTGGCCAATGACCTTCGGGCCGTGACGATGCAGGTCCAATCCACCATCGCCTGGCAGGGCACTGGCGTGCAGGTCAACGGGTTGGTACCACGCCTGGTTCGCTACGTCAGTGGGCGATGGTGTGCCAGTCCGCAGGGCGGCAATGTCGATGGAAAGGGTGGTTCGCGGCACATCGACTACAGCAGCTATGCCTTGCCCGGTGCTGCCGAAGGCGCCTTGATCGGTCGCGTGGGCAATGGTGGCAAGCCGTTCCTGGTGGGTGATCTGGCGCAGGTTCCGGGCGACCAGCAAGGGGAGCTGCAACTGTGCATCAACGATGACCTGACCGGGCAATACGGGTCTGGCTTGAAAGATAACACCGGCGCGTTGACCATCCGGGTCGAGTTCGGTGCGCTGTAA
- a CDS encoding sorbitol dehydrogenase, which produces MSSNLDNFVGLSSALIGISADRLAPQIDPVGLPPIFLDYITARIPSTVLNTLLTQYATLVADQVPPDQIAQQILKFNMQPTIPDTVLAARSIMKLWLLGVWYQPLDMAPFKKGDSAVVSDQAYIYSWAWKIAQAHPMGYSESFFGYWNSTPPSLEDLTGVSANGQQGALS; this is translated from the coding sequence ATGAGCAGCAATCTGGATAATTTCGTGGGCCTGTCGTCGGCCCTGATTGGTATTTCGGCGGATCGTTTGGCACCGCAGATCGACCCGGTCGGTTTGCCGCCGATTTTTCTCGATTACATCACTGCGCGAATCCCTTCCACGGTGCTCAACACGCTGTTGACTCAATACGCCACGCTGGTGGCTGACCAGGTACCGCCCGACCAGATCGCCCAGCAGATACTGAAGTTCAACATGCAACCGACGATTCCGGACACCGTGCTGGCTGCGCGCTCGATCATGAAGCTGTGGTTGTTGGGTGTCTGGTATCAACCGTTGGATATGGCGCCTTTCAAGAAGGGCGATTCGGCGGTGGTCTCCGATCAGGCCTACATCTACAGCTGGGCCTGGAAGATCGCCCAGGCCCACCCGATGGGCTACAGCGAATCGTTTTTTGGTTATTGGAACAGCACGCCTCCCAGTCTTGAAGATTTGACCGGCGTATCCGCCAACGGACAGCAAGGAGCGTTGTCATGA
- a CDS encoding FecR domain-containing protein has translation MKVESVEHLQSRRNGPSQQVVRQAINWLLRLRNHTTHPTLRQQCDTWRAAHPEHELAWQRVQSLHSELTSNLRAVPGAHIALDTLENSAQRLSRRQALKLLSGVAVVGGAAWLGKDLGWQAWNADFATATGERRGFQLPDGTRLELNTHSAADLDFSPRQRLITLARGEIMVTCGRDPGRPLLVKSRHGLFEGLEGRFVVRQHSDCTRLSVTSGRVVIRSHPNSDGSPIQVEAGQSYLVSSSTATLAPPLDMDAGAWADGLIVTRNMRLEDFLNEVGRYRPGYLHCAASIADLRLSGVFRLEDTDKLLAVLPRTLPVQLRYRTRWWITVERLA, from the coding sequence ATGAAAGTTGAGTCGGTGGAACACTTGCAGAGCCGCCGCAACGGCCCGTCGCAACAGGTGGTCAGGCAGGCGATCAACTGGCTGCTGCGCCTGCGCAACCACACCACCCACCCCACACTGCGCCAACAGTGCGACACCTGGCGCGCCGCCCACCCTGAACACGAACTGGCCTGGCAACGGGTGCAATCGCTGCACAGCGAATTGACCTCGAACCTGCGGGCCGTGCCCGGTGCCCACATCGCCCTGGACACCCTGGAAAACAGTGCCCAGCGCCTCAGTCGTCGCCAGGCCCTGAAGTTGCTCTCGGGCGTTGCCGTGGTGGGCGGCGCGGCATGGCTGGGCAAGGACCTGGGCTGGCAGGCGTGGAATGCCGATTTCGCCACCGCCACCGGTGAACGTCGGGGGTTCCAGTTGCCGGACGGCACGCGGCTCGAGCTCAATACCCACAGCGCGGCCGACTTGGACTTCAGTCCCCGGCAGCGCCTGATTACCCTGGCCCGCGGCGAAATCATGGTCACCTGTGGCCGCGACCCGGGGCGGCCGCTGCTGGTGAAAAGCAGGCATGGTCTGTTCGAGGGGCTGGAGGGGCGCTTCGTCGTGCGCCAGCACAGCGACTGCACGCGCTTGAGCGTCACCAGCGGCCGAGTCGTCATCCGTTCGCACCCCAACAGCGATGGCTCGCCCATCCAGGTCGAGGCCGGGCAAAGCTACCTGGTCAGCTCATCGACAGCGACCCTGGCGCCGCCCCTGGACATGGACGCAGGCGCCTGGGCCGACGGCTTGATCGTCACCCGCAACATGCGCCTGGAAGATTTCCTCAATGAAGTAGGCCGCTACCGCCCGGGCTATCTGCACTGCGCGGCGTCGATTGCCGACCTGCGCTTGTCGGGGGTGTTCCGCTTGGAGGACACCGACAAATTGCTCGCCGTCCTGCCCCGCACGCTCCCGGTCCAGCTGCGCTATCGAACCCGTTGGTGGATCACGGTGGAACGCCTGGCTTGA
- a CDS encoding sigma-70 family RNA polymerase sigma factor, translated as MSSPEFAVQALYSQHHGWLNTWLRTRLGNAADAADLAQDTFMRLLQRSERLELRAPRAFLRTIAQGLVIDHWRRAEIEHAYLQTIAHLPEAETPGAEAQALILELLEAIARMLEGLKPKVRRAFLLAQCEGLTYKQIAEQMGISLRSVERYVADALYHCYVLRYES; from the coding sequence ATGTCATCTCCCGAGTTTGCAGTACAGGCGCTCTACAGCCAGCATCACGGCTGGCTCAATACGTGGCTGCGCACCCGGCTGGGCAATGCCGCTGATGCGGCGGACCTGGCCCAGGACACCTTCATGCGCCTGTTGCAGCGTAGCGAACGCCTGGAGCTTCGGGCCCCACGCGCCTTTTTGCGCACCATTGCCCAAGGCCTGGTGATCGACCATTGGCGGCGAGCGGAAATCGAACACGCCTACCTCCAAACCATAGCTCACCTGCCAGAAGCCGAAACCCCGGGGGCCGAAGCCCAGGCGTTGATCCTCGAACTGCTCGAAGCCATTGCCAGAATGCTCGAAGGCCTCAAGCCGAAAGTGCGCCGGGCCTTTCTGTTAGCCCAGTGCGAAGGCCTGACGTACAAGCAGATTGCCGAGCAGATGGGCATCTCGTTGCGCTCGGTGGAGCGCTACGTCGCCGATGCGTTGTATCACTGCTATGTATTGCGCTATGAAAGTTGA